A stretch of DNA from Calditrichota bacterium:
ATCGTTGAGGCGCGCAGGCGGTCCAGGCCGGTCATTGCCATGATGGGCGCACATGTGATTAAATGCGGCCTCACCCCCATAATCATTGACCTGATACGCCAAGAGGTGGTTACCTGTGTGGCCCTGAACGGTGCAGGAGCCATCCACGACGTCGAGCTTGCCTATTGGGGCCAGACCTCAGAGGAGGTCGCTGAGGGGCTGCGCGACGGCAGCTTTGGCATGGCACAAGAGACCGGGGAGATCCTCAACGGCGTGGCCAAGGAAGCCGCTGGCACCGAGATGGGCTTTGGCGAGGCGCTTGGCAAGCGCATCTGTGCCGACGGCCCACCCCACCAGCACCTCAGCATCCTGGCTGCCGGCTACCAGTGCGAGGTACCGGTGACCGTCCATGTGGCCCTCGGCACGGACATTGTGCACCAACACGCCTCGGCGGACGGTGCGGCCATCGGCGAGGCCAGCTTGCGGGACTTCCGGGTGCTGGCCCACCAGGTCGCCCAGATAGGCGATGGTGGTGTCGTGCTCAATTTGGGCTCGGCAGTCGTCCTGCCCGAGGTGTTCTTGAAGGCACTCACCGTGGCCCGCAATTTGGGCCTGCCGGCCTTTGGCTTTGTGACCGCCAACTTTGACATGCTCCAACACTACCGCCCGCGGGTGAACGTGGTCGAGCGCCCGACGCAGGCGGGAGGCAGAGGATTTCAGTTCACCGGCCACCACGAAATCATGATTCCGCTCCTGGCAGCGGCGATCAAAGAAAAGCTTCCGGCGAAGTGACGGCGACGCCTGGGGAAGGAACCAGGTACTGTGCTTGTCCAGGAGACGGCGCCCTCACGGTTTCTGACCACCGAAGAAGAAGCGCTAAGGACAGCGACCTTCCCGCGCCGGAAAGCTCTTGCACCTTCCTTTGTGCGCTCCTCTGATTGCACCTGAACATTGCCCAAGCGCTGTTTCATCGTCCCGCAAGTTGCATCCACTGCATGGCACGTCCGCGCGAAGGAAGCTGACCTGTGAAGGCGGGACAGCCCGCCCAAACCATCACCACTCGGAGAACCGCCGCACCGCCAATGGGCGGCCGGTCCTCGCCACTCGTTCGCCTGAAGCGGGAGCCGCGCCCGCTCGTGTCCGCGTCTAACCAATGAGCTGGGCACGTTCGTCTCTCCTCGGCGATGTGGCCATCCGTGGAAACCTAAATCCCGCCTCCCCGCCACACCCAGCCAGGCCTCAGCGATCGAGCGCGGACGGCCCGACCTCTCTCCGCTCTGCCTCCACCCGAGGAGCGGGAAAATCTTCGGGACTCCCCTGCGCGCGGTCCAAGTACCCGAGGCGTGCCTCGCTGCCTCTTGGTGGCTTGTAGCCAAAGGATCTCTCAAAAAAAACGGTACGTTGGTGAAGAAAAAGCTTGACAATATTCGATTCATTTAGTACCTTTCCTACTGACGTAGTGGCGCTAATAGTGGAATAGGAGACTATCATGCGAGCTCTCGTTGTTCTGCTCATCGCCACACTGTTCCTGCCAGTGCAGACAGGCGCCGGCACCCACCTGGCCGGGAGTGTGCTCGGCGCCAACGGGGATCCACTTCCCATGGCGCATGTCCATCTCCTCTCCTACAGGGGCGACATCCGCAAGCCTCTGAGGACGGTCGCCGCCGATAGGGAGGGCCGTTTCGCGCTCGTCGTCGACGAGCCCGGAATGTACCGCCTCCTCTTCACCGGCGTGGACCACGACAAGGTTTCGGTCCCTCTCCTGCTCGTGTCCGAGGCTCCAGAAATACGCCTGAGCGTGCGCCTTGCGCCCTTGGCGTACAAAGAACACTTCGAGGTGGTGCGCATCGTCGGCGACTGGAACGGCTTCACCTGGGAGGCAGCCGACACAATGCGCGCCCAACCGGATGGCACCTTCCTCTATGAGCGGACCGTGACCGGTGACACCATCGCCTACCAGCTTTTTGACATCACCAAGGAAGCGCGAACCGTAAACGGCACCAGTGCCGACTACTACGCCTATGACGGCGGGGGAGACTATGTCTCCGTCCTGCGCGTGCGTGACGGTAGAGCGCGGATAGTGTTTGCGCCGAGCAAGCTGCTCCGCGTGAGCCCTGAGGGTTTGCCCGCCGTGGACTTTCTCAGCGGCGGGAGGGCTCTTCAGGCCATCTGGGCTATCGACGACCTGCTGCGGAAGGAGCAACAAGCCTTCCAGGCTGCTGCCGCCGCCTATAGCCAGTCCCACCAGGACATGCGGGACTTCCACTATGACTGGTCCCCCACGGTAGCTCGCTTGAAGCAATGGATGGGGCCGGAGCAAGAGCTGCTTGTCCGGCAGTTTGCCGGTTTGCGCATAACGTGGCTCGTCCCGTTCCGCGCCCGTATCGACTCCACCACGCAGGCGGAGATCGCCGAGCTTTTGCCGCCAAGCTCGCCAATCTGGGGCTTGGAGCCGCAGGCGGCGCTGGTGGCGCATCGTGACCCACAGCAGCAGGAGCTTTTCGCGCACGCGCTTGTGGCGGAAAATCCTGACCACACCGTGCGGGCAGTCGCTTTGGCCTTCTTGGCCAGCATGGCGCAACTCAAGGGTGACTCGGCGGCGCTTGCCGCACGTTATGCCCTTCTCCAGCAGGAGTACAACGACGTGCCGGAGGTGCAATATTACCTGAAATCGCTCAATCCCGCGCGGCGCATTGCCAGGGGAAAGGCCGTGCCCGACTTTGCCGTGCAACTCATGGACGGTGGCCAAACCCTCACCAACAAGGACCTCCTTGGCAAGTACTACCTTCTGGACTTCTGGGCCACCTGGTGCGGACCCTGCATCGGCGAGATGCCCCACCTACACGCCGCCTATGAGCGCTGCAAGGACAAGAACTTTGCCATTCTCAGCCTTTCCCTGGACCGCAGGCCGGAAGATGTCACTGCCTTCCGCGAGAAACGCTGGCCAATGCCCTGGCTTCACGCCTTCCTGACGGGCGGGTTCCAGAACGAGCTGGTACAGTCGTTTGAGGTGTTGGGCATCCCCAGGCCCATTCTCGTCGGGCCGAGTGGCACAATCGTGGAAGTCGAAGAGAGGCTGCGCGGCGCGGGGCTGCTGACGACCCATGCCAAGTATCTCGGACCGTGAACAGAGGGGCTTGCGTGAGCGACGGCTAAGGGCGGAAGCCTTGGCCGGTGCCAGGAGAGTGCGGCAACTGTGCGCTCCAGATGACGGGAGTGCAAAGTCCTGTCTGAGCGAGAAACGATGCGGCACCTCAGAAGCATGCGGCACCGCCAGAGCCCCCGCAGGTGCGGGCTGCTGAGGCTTAGCTGAACAAATCTGGCTGCGATAGGAGGATGCAAAAGTGAACAGCAGAATTGCCACTACGCGCAGGCTGACTGAAGCAGAGTGGGAAGTGATGGAGGCCATCTGGTCCTTAGGCGGGGCGCCGAGCGTACGCGAGGTCCTGCAGCATGCCTATCCGGCTGGAGAGAAGGCCTACACCACGGTGCAGACCATCATGAACAACTTGGTAGCCAAAGGGTTCCTGAGGCAAAAGAAGGTAGGGCTGGTGAACTTTTACCGACCGACTCTCTCTCGGGAAGAGGCAATACGGCGCGAGATGTCGCACCTGGTGGCAAAGGCTTTCCGCGGTTCGATCGCGGCCCTCGCCAACTATCTCATCAACTCCGACTCGCTGAGCCGCGAGGAGATCACCAAGATCAGGGAGCTGATCGCAGAGAAGGAACGCGAACTGGAACGTGAGTAGCCTCAGGCGCACAAGATGTGCGAGGAAGCCAGGCTTTCCCTGCGCAATATATGCTGCATTACACGCGCGCGGAAGAGCCCAAAGAGACACGACGTGGCCCGTCGATGTGGCGCTTCTGCTGAGCCCCTTGGCCCTTTCCTCACAACCGGCCTGGGGCGGGGAGAGCACACGCACGACCATGCAGCGGGAGGTGAGCCATGATTGACCTGTTCAACTCCTGGGGGCAATACTGGGCGCGCTACTTTGGCCTTGCTGTCGCCCAGAATACGCTCTTTCTTGTGCTGGTGCTTGCGGCGCTGTACTTGCTGCGCCGGTCACAGGCAAGGCTACGGTACATCGTGGCAATGATCGGTTTCGCCAAGCTTCTGCTCCCCCTCTTCGTGCCTGGGCCGGATCTCTTCCCCATCGCGCCTCCGGCGGGCGATGCCACCGTGGGTGGCGTAGTCGTGGAGCAAGCGCAGCTGCCTCCCCAGTTTACCCCTCCTGGTCCACACTTGAGTCTGCCTGGGGCACTCTTCATTCTCTGGGCATGCGGCGCTTTCGTCTTCCTGATGCTCCCCATGCTGCGCACTGCGCATCTGCTGCACCGCTTGCGAGCCAGAACAGCACTCCCCTCCTGGCAGCCCAGGCCAGAATGGCGCTCCCTGCGGGTGTTTGCCAGCCCATTTGTGATCTTGCCGCTGAGCGTCGGCCTGCGTTGCCGGACGGTGTTCGTGCCGCCGGAGTGGCAGCGTTGGCCCGCCCGAACGAAGGATGTGGCCATGTACCACGAATTGGCGCACGCCACGCGCGGGGACGGCTGGACGCAACTGGCGCAGGTCATCGCCCGCGCCATCTACTTCTTCCACCCACTCGTATGGGTGCTCTACCGCCTGGCGGACGACTACCGAGAGATGGCGTGCGACGACAGCGCGCGCCAGGCGGCACAAGTATCGGCAGTGGAATACACCCGCCAGCTACAGCAGCTTGCAGAAGTCCTGTTTGGCGCCAAACACGGCAGCGTTGGCGTCACCGCGCTGGTCAGGCAAAG
This window harbors:
- a CDS encoding redoxin domain-containing protein, translating into MRALVVLLIATLFLPVQTGAGTHLAGSVLGANGDPLPMAHVHLLSYRGDIRKPLRTVAADREGRFALVVDEPGMYRLLFTGVDHDKVSVPLLLVSEAPEIRLSVRLAPLAYKEHFEVVRIVGDWNGFTWEAADTMRAQPDGTFLYERTVTGDTIAYQLFDITKEARTVNGTSADYYAYDGGGDYVSVLRVRDGRARIVFAPSKLLRVSPEGLPAVDFLSGGRALQAIWAIDDLLRKEQQAFQAAAAAYSQSHQDMRDFHYDWSPTVARLKQWMGPEQELLVRQFAGLRITWLVPFRARIDSTTQAEIAELLPPSSPIWGLEPQAALVAHRDPQQQELFAHALVAENPDHTVRAVALAFLASMAQLKGDSAALAARYALLQQEYNDVPEVQYYLKSLNPARRIARGKAVPDFAVQLMDGGQTLTNKDLLGKYYLLDFWATWCGPCIGEMPHLHAAYERCKDKNFAILSLSLDRRPEDVTAFREKRWPMPWLHAFLTGGFQNELVQSFEVLGIPRPILVGPSGTIVEVEERLRGAGLLTTHAKYLGP
- a CDS encoding BlaI/MecI/CopY family transcriptional regulator, with protein sequence MNSRIATTRRLTEAEWEVMEAIWSLGGAPSVREVLQHAYPAGEKAYTTVQTIMNNLVAKGFLRQKKVGLVNFYRPTLSREEAIRREMSHLVAKAFRGSIAALANYLINSDSLSREEITKIRELIAEKERELERE